Proteins from a genomic interval of Beijerinckia indica subsp. indica ATCC 9039:
- a CDS encoding FAD binding domain-containing protein, whose protein sequence is MTKWRIRIVGGSLGGLFAAALLRRDGHDVRIYERSAGGLAGRGAGLVSQPDISSILRAVGCEHVAQIGVVAKERIYFDRDGGIAERYPTPQMQISWDYLYNTFRAFSDGEAYSLGRSVRSVAQDETGALLRFEDGAEDHAGLVIGADGVGSVVREAVIGQPSPSLYAGYVAWRGLFPEQALPKDAAEILLDRFAFYTMPRSHILGYVVAGPNGEMAPGKRRYNWVWYRPAPGRQGLDEALTDAKGQIHRYSLAPGALSQERREGLLSEAAMLLPPPFAAAVGAEPQPFIQAIFDFEAPKMAKDCVALLGDAAFVVRPHTAMGVAKAAGDALALRIRLAESADIESALVAYDRDRRPVGVSIAARGRQLGKALE, encoded by the coding sequence ATGACCAAATGGCGTATAAGGATCGTGGGTGGATCCCTTGGCGGGCTTTTTGCGGCGGCATTGCTGCGTCGCGACGGGCATGATGTCAGGATTTATGAACGCTCAGCTGGCGGTTTGGCCGGACGCGGAGCGGGTTTGGTCAGCCAGCCAGATATTTCCTCGATCCTCCGCGCCGTCGGTTGTGAGCATGTCGCTCAGATCGGCGTCGTGGCGAAGGAACGAATCTATTTTGACAGAGATGGCGGGATCGCCGAGCGTTATCCGACGCCGCAGATGCAAATCTCGTGGGATTATCTCTACAACACCTTCCGTGCGTTTTCGGATGGGGAGGCCTATAGTCTTGGCCGTTCCGTGCGGTCGGTCGCGCAGGACGAGACTGGCGCCCTCCTTCGTTTCGAGGACGGTGCCGAAGACCATGCGGGCCTCGTGATCGGTGCGGATGGCGTCGGATCTGTCGTGCGTGAAGCGGTCATCGGGCAGCCCTCGCCAAGTCTCTATGCGGGCTATGTCGCTTGGCGGGGTCTCTTTCCGGAGCAGGCTCTCCCGAAAGACGCGGCGGAGATCCTGCTCGATCGCTTCGCGTTCTACACTATGCCGCGATCGCATATTCTCGGCTATGTCGTGGCGGGGCCGAATGGAGAGATGGCCCCGGGAAAACGTCGCTACAACTGGGTTTGGTATCGGCCTGCCCCGGGGAGACAGGGCCTCGATGAAGCCCTGACGGATGCAAAGGGACAGATCCATCGCTACTCACTGGCACCGGGTGCCTTGTCCCAAGAGCGGCGAGAGGGCTTGCTCTCAGAGGCTGCGATGCTCCTTCCGCCGCCGTTCGCCGCGGCGGTCGGTGCGGAACCGCAGCCGTTCATCCAAGCGATTTTCGACTTCGAGGCGCCGAAAATGGCAAAGGATTGCGTCGCTCTATTGGGCGATGCTGCTTTTGTCGTTCGCCCGCATACAGCCATGGGCGTTGCCAAAGCTGCGGGTGACGCGCTTGCGCTTCGAATACGCCTTGCGGAAAGTGCCGACATTGAATCCGCACTCGTTGCTTACGATCGAGACCGGAGGCCGGTGGGCGTGTCGATCGCGGCCCGCGGCCGGCAATTAGGGAAAGCGCTCGAGTAG
- a CDS encoding HPF/RaiA family ribosome-associated protein, with protein sequence MPLLNTTRRRPLLGSFDFHKNLQRRSCLCSTSDTVGRRTGEAGVIIMEVQAQIDFQGFHPTEQQRALIEQKIAGLEEFYDRITACRVVMKAPSHHHRTGGQYEVNIHLVLPEGREVVVERTPPEDERFSDPMFAINDAFSRARRRLQDEVRHIRGQVKVHETQPIGTVIRVRPEEDYGFLETEGREIYFHRNSVLDEAFAHLEPGVRVTFVEEMGEKGPQASTVKLLGKHGLR encoded by the coding sequence TTGCCCCTTCTCAACACAACAAGGCGCAGGCCACTTTTAGGATCTTTTGATTTTCATAAGAATTTACAGCGTCGCTCATGCCTTTGTTCCACAAGCGATACTGTAGGTCGCCGGACTGGCGAAGCAGGAGTGATCATTATGGAGGTACAGGCTCAAATCGATTTCCAGGGCTTCCATCCTACGGAGCAACAACGGGCTTTGATCGAACAGAAGATTGCTGGCCTGGAAGAATTCTATGACCGGATCACGGCTTGCCGCGTCGTGATGAAAGCCCCCAGTCATCATCATCGAACCGGCGGGCAATATGAGGTCAATATCCACCTTGTACTTCCGGAGGGCCGAGAGGTTGTCGTGGAACGCACTCCTCCCGAGGATGAACGGTTCTCAGATCCGATGTTTGCGATCAATGATGCCTTCAGCCGAGCCCGGCGGCGTCTCCAGGATGAAGTCAGGCATATCCGCGGCCAGGTCAAGGTTCATGAAACGCAACCGATTGGAACGGTGATACGGGTGCGACCGGAGGAGGACTACGGCTTTCTTGAAACGGAGGGACGCGAGATTTACTTTCACAGGAACAGTGTCCTCGATGAGGCTTTTGCCCACCTCGAGCCTGGCGTGCGGGTGACATTCGTAGAAGAAATGGGCGAGAAGGGACCACAGGCCAGCACAGTCAAGCTTCTTGGCAAGCACGGACTGCGATAG
- a CDS encoding LysR family transcriptional regulator encodes MDNRAGEMLVFVRVVEAGSFSEAARQMLMTPSTISKLIARLEERLGLRLLERSTRRLSLTDEGRIYYERSAALLAELDDIEGALAKGARNAGGIVRVNASVAFGVLGIEPLLPAFWEAYPHIVVDLSLSDEIVDLYLDRTDIAFRVGALSDSGLIAVRIGVCRRRIVASPEYLERHGTPQTMEDLEGHNCLGFNFRRAAPVWPFREGGRIVDRILAGTLLANNGETVHRMAKAGVGLARLADFHTRADIASGCLVEVLDGIGYDDEEEIHALYLGGQRMPQRIRLFLDFMVPRLQQFLRGGVKE; translated from the coding sequence ATGGATAATCGTGCGGGCGAGATGCTGGTTTTCGTGCGCGTGGTGGAGGCGGGAAGCTTTTCGGAAGCGGCTCGTCAGATGCTGATGACACCCTCCACGATCAGCAAACTGATCGCCCGGCTTGAGGAACGCCTGGGGCTGAGGTTGCTTGAGCGTTCGACGCGCCGGCTTTCGCTGACGGATGAAGGGAGGATCTATTACGAGCGTAGCGCGGCCTTGCTTGCCGAGCTTGACGATATCGAAGGCGCGCTTGCAAAAGGGGCTCGAAATGCCGGAGGAATTGTCCGGGTCAACGCCTCCGTGGCTTTCGGTGTCTTGGGAATCGAACCGCTTCTCCCTGCCTTCTGGGAGGCCTATCCGCACATTGTCGTTGATCTCTCCCTTTCTGATGAAATCGTCGATCTCTATCTCGACCGCACCGATATTGCCTTTCGGGTCGGCGCTCTGTCCGATTCAGGCCTGATCGCGGTGCGGATCGGCGTCTGCCGGCGCCGGATCGTGGCCTCCCCGGAATATCTCGAGCGCCATGGTACGCCTCAGACGATGGAGGATCTCGAGGGGCATAATTGCCTTGGATTCAATTTCCGAAGGGCGGCCCCTGTCTGGCCTTTCAGGGAAGGGGGCCGGATCGTCGATCGGATCCTCGCTGGCACGCTCTTGGCCAATAATGGGGAGACTGTCCATCGCATGGCTAAAGCGGGGGTCGGGCTTGCGCGGCTCGCGGATTTTCATACGCGCGCCGACATCGCTTCCGGTTGCCTGGTCGAGGTTTTGGATGGCATCGGCTATGATGACGAGGAGGAAATCCACGCGCTTTACCTTGGTGGCCAGCGCATGCCGCAGCGTATCCGCCTGTTCCTCGATTTCATGGTGCCCAGACTGCAGCAGTTTCTGCGCGGCGGGGTCAAAGAGTAA
- a CDS encoding 4Fe-4S dicluster domain-containing protein: protein MIEIIDPTRCTSCNICVKVCPTNVFGSVKNSIPVIARQSDCQTCFMCELYCPADALYVAPFTDELQIDDIHASHNNIDFGSYRRAIGWTKETNALRASDQSFELLKP, encoded by the coding sequence ATGATCGAAATCATTGATCCCACTCGCTGCACATCCTGCAATATTTGCGTTAAGGTCTGCCCGACAAATGTGTTCGGTTCCGTCAAGAACAGCATCCCCGTCATCGCACGGCAAAGCGACTGTCAGACCTGCTTCATGTGTGAGCTCTACTGTCCTGCCGACGCCCTCTATGTAGCGCCTTTTACAGATGAGCTACAAATTGACGATATACATGCGTCACACAACAATATCGATTTCGGCTCTTATCGACGCGCCATTGGTTGGACCAAGGAGACAAACGCACTGCGAGCCTCCGACCAGTCCTTCGAATTGTTGAAGCCTTGA
- a CDS encoding FAD-dependent oxidoreductase codes for MLSGEVISEGSGSVEFDADVLVLGGGPAGTWAACTAAERGARVILADKGFCGSSGATAPSGTGVWYIEADAEKREAAMASREVLGGYLQDRLWMHRVLDRTFDSINLLAARGYPFPIDANGHSRRNSLQGPEYMRLMRRQTQEASVLILDHSPALELLVDDTGAVAGATGLRRQRGDNWVVRAKSVIMATGGCAFLSKALGCNLLTGDGYLMAAEAGADLSGMEFSNAYAISASFSSVTKTLFYKWASFTYENGEIIPGAGSQGGRSAIARALMVGPVYAQLDQVEPGMQATLRLAQPNFFLPFDRVGINPFTQRFPITLLLEGTVRGTGGLRITDETCATSVAGLFAAGDAATRELICGGFTGGGSHNAAWAMSSGYWAGAAAADHAKQLGTTTKRQVFRAGGVALRSRTKASFNPNETTKAVQDEVFPFKRNYFRTADQLVPSLDRLNKLWQTINHADAADRDQVLRARECAAMIATARWMYRSALARQESRGMHRREEFPHQDHKQHHYITTGGLDDVWTGTRPVLAHALQDA; via the coding sequence ATGTTAAGTGGCGAGGTCATAAGTGAGGGCTCGGGCTCAGTCGAGTTCGATGCCGATGTTCTCGTCCTCGGTGGCGGCCCGGCGGGAACCTGGGCAGCCTGTACGGCTGCCGAGCGCGGCGCTCGCGTGATCCTGGCCGATAAGGGCTTTTGCGGATCATCTGGCGCCACCGCACCCTCTGGAACCGGCGTCTGGTATATCGAGGCGGATGCGGAAAAACGCGAAGCGGCCATGGCCAGTCGGGAAGTGCTTGGCGGCTATCTGCAGGATCGTCTCTGGATGCATCGCGTCCTCGATCGGACCTTCGACAGCATCAATCTCTTGGCGGCACGCGGCTATCCATTTCCGATTGACGCAAACGGACATTCCCGCCGGAATTCTTTGCAAGGCCCTGAATATATGCGCCTGATGCGGCGACAAACCCAGGAAGCCTCGGTTCTGATCCTCGACCATAGTCCGGCGCTGGAACTTTTGGTCGATGACACCGGCGCCGTAGCGGGTGCGACGGGACTCCGACGCCAACGCGGTGATAACTGGGTCGTTCGCGCCAAATCGGTCATCATGGCGACAGGCGGCTGCGCCTTCTTGAGCAAGGCGCTCGGCTGCAATCTCTTGACCGGCGACGGTTATCTCATGGCTGCGGAAGCGGGAGCCGACCTTTCGGGCATGGAATTTTCCAATGCTTATGCCATCTCGGCCAGCTTTTCTTCCGTTACCAAAACGTTGTTTTATAAATGGGCCAGTTTCACCTATGAAAATGGCGAGATCATTCCAGGGGCGGGATCGCAAGGCGGACGTTCAGCCATAGCCCGCGCCCTTATGGTCGGACCCGTCTATGCCCAACTCGATCAGGTCGAGCCTGGAATGCAAGCGACATTGCGTCTTGCCCAGCCAAATTTCTTTCTTCCGTTCGATCGTGTCGGCATTAATCCGTTTACACAGCGTTTTCCCATTACCTTACTCCTCGAGGGGACCGTGCGTGGGACGGGTGGATTGCGCATAACAGACGAGACCTGCGCCACAAGCGTCGCCGGTCTCTTCGCGGCCGGCGACGCCGCGACGCGCGAACTGATCTGTGGTGGCTTCACTGGCGGCGGCAGCCATAATGCAGCCTGGGCCATGTCATCTGGCTATTGGGCGGGAGCCGCTGCAGCCGACCACGCAAAGCAGCTCGGAACGACGACCAAGAGACAAGTGTTTCGCGCGGGCGGCGTCGCGCTCCGATCTCGCACCAAAGCCTCATTCAACCCGAATGAAACGACCAAGGCGGTCCAAGATGAAGTTTTTCCCTTTAAACGCAACTATTTCCGAACGGCGGACCAACTCGTTCCATCGCTCGACCGTCTGAATAAACTGTGGCAGACAATCAACCATGCCGATGCCGCCGACCGAGATCAGGTTCTGCGCGCGAGAGAATGTGCGGCGATGATTGCCACAGCGCGCTGGATGTACAGGAGCGCGCTTGCGAGACAGGAATCGCGCGGCATGCATCGCCGCGAGGAATTTCCTCATCAGGATCATAAACAGCACCACTATATTACGACCGGTGGCCTGGATGATGTCTGGACTGGTACGCGTCCGGTTCTCGCTCACGCATTGCAAGACGCATGA
- a CDS encoding TonB-dependent receptor translates to MTSKAPTTEPFRFLFHTENSKAISVGMFRGGHPVHFSCLTFCLYIATMSAAKTQESSANEATLQDVVVTGIATPDTDKQAFSKQQATQRQFVPSSSTIITKQQLDAAQVRNVLDAQRLQPGLRIRFTNVRNLSINIRGFGASSSSATDGIFNGVPVYIDGILQPRVGQALFDVPDLDGIEVLKGPQATSGGMDNTGGVVNLTTTLPSFATHASAEVSYGRYNWAQFKGSLTGAVGDSTTTAFRLAAFGSDRDGYVSNYNGGQKLNDFHDKGMRGQILWQPTEDLTARFIVDYAQISQACCGQIYNGGIAYYVNGQPIPNNFYNRAARIGLTPPPANALSSYMTDNFGYQNTSQESYGAAAIVDYNLPDGYHFNSVTSFRGWDFHPHNFGDAIYVGLPTDLTTRNNSHVTERSVQQEFKISTPKGQPVEGTAGLFYLYEQLYNWGLSAYGSQAGLWYGKPTDSAAVNNTLNYTARESYDNPTTHYIAPYAQATWHVDPEFDLTAGLRYSYVYKTTLYRQWQNAWDTSYLSPADQAASQAARNTLLGSPRQFTASTHQGLISALASASYKFAPDVMGYVTFARSGRPGGPNPANLPVGAPTTVKEEEVENYEVGLKSQFFDQRLLVNVAAFYMNNHNYITNVTSLVGSSFSTYLANAQRAVSRGVELDVRAQPFEGLNTYASMIYDNAYYASFDNGPCPFERSNQTSCNFTGQPLSLVPRWAVAFGGEYSHHLGLVEPFTKPLIGYVGADFNWQSSVFSNTTNSIYSVIGAYGLLNVHGGVKFEDSSWDLSVWGQNVLNKHYFITLSETNLGTGIAAGNVGLPMTVGFTLRWQM, encoded by the coding sequence ATGACTTCGAAAGCCCCCACGACTGAGCCTTTCCGTTTTCTTTTTCACACGGAAAATTCAAAAGCGATTTCCGTTGGCATGTTCCGCGGAGGCCATCCGGTCCATTTCAGCTGCTTAACATTCTGCTTGTATATCGCGACAATGAGTGCGGCAAAGACGCAAGAGAGCTCCGCAAATGAAGCGACATTACAGGATGTCGTCGTGACGGGTATCGCGACACCGGATACCGATAAACAGGCGTTCTCGAAGCAACAAGCGACACAGCGTCAATTCGTACCATCCTCATCAACGATCATCACCAAGCAGCAGCTCGACGCCGCTCAGGTCCGCAATGTGTTGGACGCTCAAAGGCTACAGCCCGGTTTACGCATCCGTTTTACCAATGTTCGTAACCTATCTATCAATATACGCGGCTTCGGCGCATCTTCCTCCAGCGCGACCGACGGCATCTTCAACGGTGTTCCCGTCTATATCGATGGCATCCTGCAACCACGTGTCGGTCAAGCGCTTTTCGATGTACCGGATCTCGACGGAATCGAGGTCCTGAAGGGACCACAAGCGACATCCGGCGGCATGGACAATACTGGTGGCGTTGTTAACCTCACGACGACTCTACCGAGTTTCGCCACACATGCATCGGCTGAAGTGTCCTATGGCCGATATAATTGGGCACAATTCAAGGGCAGCCTCACCGGTGCGGTAGGTGATAGCACCACGACCGCGTTTCGACTGGCTGCGTTCGGTTCCGACCGTGACGGTTACGTTTCAAATTACAACGGCGGGCAAAAGCTGAACGACTTCCACGACAAAGGCATGCGTGGCCAGATCTTGTGGCAACCAACGGAAGATTTGACGGCGCGCTTCATCGTTGATTATGCGCAGATCAGTCAAGCCTGTTGCGGCCAGATTTATAATGGCGGTATCGCCTATTATGTAAACGGTCAACCAATTCCCAATAATTTTTATAATCGGGCGGCACGGATAGGGTTGACGCCGCCTCCGGCAAACGCTCTTTCATCCTATATGACCGATAATTTCGGTTATCAAAACACGTCTCAGGAAAGTTATGGCGCGGCGGCAATCGTCGACTACAATCTGCCAGATGGTTACCATTTTAATTCTGTTACTTCTTTTCGGGGTTGGGATTTTCATCCGCACAATTTTGGCGATGCCATTTACGTTGGCCTTCCGACTGATCTGACGACTCGCAACAACAGTCACGTCACAGAGCGATCGGTGCAGCAGGAATTCAAGATTTCCACCCCAAAAGGACAGCCCGTCGAAGGAACCGCCGGTCTCTTCTATCTCTATGAACAGCTCTATAATTGGGGTCTCAGCGCATATGGTTCGCAGGCAGGTCTCTGGTACGGCAAACCGACGGACTCAGCGGCCGTCAACAATACGCTCAACTATACCGCTCGCGAAAGCTATGATAATCCGACGACACACTATATTGCGCCTTATGCGCAGGCGACATGGCATGTCGACCCTGAATTCGATCTGACTGCTGGTCTGCGTTATTCCTATGTCTACAAGACCACCCTTTATAGACAGTGGCAAAACGCTTGGGATACCTCTTATTTGAGCCCTGCCGACCAGGCGGCATCCCAGGCCGCGCGCAATACCTTACTCGGAAGCCCGCGACAATTTACGGCTTCGACGCATCAGGGGCTGATTTCGGCGCTCGCTTCGGCATCTTACAAATTCGCTCCCGATGTGATGGGTTATGTGACTTTCGCTCGCAGCGGTCGTCCCGGTGGTCCCAATCCCGCCAATCTGCCGGTCGGCGCACCCACAACGGTCAAAGAGGAAGAAGTTGAGAATTACGAAGTCGGCCTAAAAAGCCAGTTTTTCGACCAACGCCTGCTGGTCAATGTCGCTGCTTTCTACATGAACAATCATAATTATATCACTAACGTCACCTCTCTGGTCGGCTCCAGCTTCTCCACCTATCTCGCCAACGCGCAACGGGCGGTCTCCCGCGGTGTCGAGCTTGACGTCAGAGCGCAGCCGTTCGAAGGCCTCAATACCTACGCTTCGATGATTTATGATAATGCCTATTATGCCTCCTTTGACAACGGCCCGTGCCCCTTTGAAAGGTCCAATCAGACGTCCTGCAATTTCACGGGTCAACCTCTATCACTGGTGCCGCGCTGGGCGGTGGCATTCGGTGGTGAATACAGTCACCACCTGGGTCTTGTGGAGCCATTTACAAAGCCGTTGATCGGATATGTCGGTGCCGACTTTAACTGGCAAAGTTCTGTCTTCTCGAACACGACGAATTCCATCTATTCGGTGATCGGAGCTTACGGCCTGCTCAATGTGCATGGTGGTGTGAAGTTCGAGGATTCAAGCTGGGACCTCTCCGTTTGGGGGCAGAACGTCTTGAATAAGCATTATTTCATTACCCTCTCGGAAACCAATCTCGGTACCGGCATCGCTGCGGGCAATGTCGGTTTGCCCATGACCGTCGGCTTTACTCTCAGATGGCAGATGTAA
- a CDS encoding ABC transporter ATP-binding protein, which yields MTHDLDAHGLVIHAIDKDFNLPGGTFTALRNISLSIAPNEFVSIVGASGCGKSTLLKLIVGLDQPTRGDIFLDGHKLTTPSLDRAIVFQEARLFPWLTAEQNIALSLIKSRLSTQEKQKTIAKHIELVGLKDFANALPAQLSGGMAQRVAIARALVTRPRILLLDEPFGALDALTKAHMQNELQRIVQEEKITTVLVTHDVEEAIFLGDRIVVMHPHPGRIADIVPITLMDAERNRTHPSFVHLRETILIKLGEHIKNPSRSAGAGTNLPTMMHAG from the coding sequence ATGACCCACGACCTCGATGCTCATGGCCTCGTCATTCACGCTATCGATAAGGATTTCAACCTTCCTGGCGGCACATTCACGGCCTTACGAAATATATCCTTGTCGATCGCGCCCAATGAATTCGTTTCCATCGTCGGTGCATCGGGCTGCGGCAAATCAACCTTGCTGAAACTGATCGTTGGTCTTGATCAACCCACGCGCGGCGATATTTTTCTGGATGGTCACAAATTGACGACGCCCAGCCTTGATCGCGCGATTGTCTTTCAAGAAGCACGTTTGTTTCCCTGGCTGACCGCCGAGCAGAATATTGCCCTGAGCCTGATCAAATCGCGTCTATCCACCCAGGAAAAACAAAAGACCATCGCGAAACACATCGAACTGGTCGGCCTCAAGGATTTTGCGAATGCCCTGCCTGCTCAACTTTCCGGTGGCATGGCGCAGCGCGTCGCGATCGCACGCGCCCTCGTGACGCGTCCACGCATTCTGTTACTCGACGAGCCTTTCGGCGCGCTTGATGCCTTGACGAAAGCACATATGCAAAATGAACTTCAGCGTATCGTGCAAGAGGAAAAGATCACCACAGTCCTCGTTACGCATGATGTCGAGGAAGCCATTTTTCTCGGAGATCGCATCGTGGTCATGCATCCCCATCCAGGCCGAATCGCAGATATCGTCCCCATCACGCTGATGGATGCAGAACGCAACAGAACGCATCCAAGCTTTGTGCATCTGCGCGAGACCATCCTGATCAAGCTTGGAGAACACATCAAAAACCCATCGCGATCAGCCGGAGCTGGAACCAATCTGCCCACAATGATGCATGCGGGATAA
- a CDS encoding ABC transporter permease encodes MSVHFAAPTLPTRASILLARRLVLPLLVLLVWETASHLELVSPKLLPPLETLVKRGGEEFAQGRLPRDIAASLTRDLLGFALGAMLGTSLGILLGLSSLLRHLIKPTFDALKQIAIFAWIPLVSVWFGIGEAAKIAFIAIAAFTPCLVNTLTGMAGIPRPYIEVAKVLDFSPWSFLTRLAIPAALPSIFTGLHLGLIHSWLATIGAEYFMTAGPGIGGMMIAGREQFEMDLVLLGVILLASIGVLLNNAALHVETYVLSWRKTSAQ; translated from the coding sequence ATGAGCGTGCATTTCGCCGCACCGACCTTACCGACCAGGGCTTCCATTCTTCTCGCGCGCCGGCTCGTTTTGCCACTTCTGGTGCTTCTTGTCTGGGAGACCGCAAGCCATCTCGAACTCGTCAGCCCCAAACTGCTGCCGCCTCTCGAAACACTCGTCAAACGCGGCGGAGAGGAATTCGCTCAGGGCCGGCTGCCACGCGACATTGCCGCGAGCCTCACGCGCGATCTGCTCGGATTTGCTCTTGGTGCCATGCTCGGCACATCGCTTGGAATCCTTCTGGGCCTGTCATCGCTCCTGCGTCACCTCATCAAACCGACTTTCGATGCCCTCAAACAGATTGCGATCTTTGCCTGGATCCCGCTGGTCTCTGTCTGGTTCGGCATTGGCGAGGCGGCCAAAATAGCCTTCATCGCGATTGCGGCTTTTACACCGTGCCTGGTCAATACGCTGACCGGCATGGCCGGGATTCCTCGCCCCTATATCGAAGTCGCCAAGGTGCTCGATTTCAGTCCATGGTCCTTTCTGACGCGCCTTGCCATCCCCGCTGCGTTACCCTCAATTTTCACGGGCCTGCATCTTGGGCTCATCCATTCCTGGCTCGCCACGATCGGTGCCGAATATTTCATGACGGCGGGTCCCGGCATTGGCGGAATGATGATCGCGGGACGTGAACAATTCGAAATGGACCTGGTTCTTCTCGGTGTCATACTCCTGGCCAGCATTGGCGTCCTCCTGAACAATGCCGCGCTTCATGTCGAAACTTATGTTCTTTCCTGGCGAAAGACCTCTGCACAATGA
- a CDS encoding ABC transporter permease, producing MTDLQIAHPVGRQSVRTRTKETVPFRSVVNGIGRRLNGKILLGLLLPGALLALWAILARLGTLPEQILPAPSLVIETFQDYWASGELWQHCSYSLWRIAAGFSVGASLGLILGIAMGLSPVVEDIVSPFFLAFAQVPAIGWVPLLMLVAGIGETLKILVIAKAALVPVAVNTQRGLHNVPKSYLEVGRVLTFDLKPMLRHIILPAAVPDIFSGIRYGLTNAWLALVAVELIASAEGLGYLTVWGRQLFQLDVVIMAMIVIGTIGFLLDRGLQLIESHLLSWRTLSR from the coding sequence ATGACAGATCTCCAGATCGCACACCCGGTCGGGCGTCAGAGTGTCAGGACGCGGACGAAAGAAACGGTTCCGTTCCGATCGGTGGTAAACGGCATCGGTAGGCGTCTAAACGGAAAAATCCTTCTCGGTCTTCTCCTGCCAGGCGCTCTGCTCGCCCTCTGGGCCATTCTGGCGCGTCTTGGAACCTTGCCAGAGCAAATCCTGCCGGCCCCTTCCCTGGTCATCGAAACCTTCCAAGACTATTGGGCGTCGGGGGAATTATGGCAACATTGCTCTTACAGCCTGTGGCGGATCGCGGCGGGCTTCAGCGTCGGCGCGAGCCTGGGTCTCATTCTCGGCATTGCCATGGGTCTTTCCCCCGTGGTCGAAGATATTGTCTCGCCTTTCTTTCTGGCTTTTGCCCAAGTGCCGGCCATCGGCTGGGTCCCGCTTCTCATGCTTGTCGCCGGCATAGGCGAGACCTTGAAAATTCTGGTCATCGCCAAGGCCGCCCTTGTCCCTGTGGCGGTCAATACCCAGCGTGGCCTGCATAATGTTCCAAAGAGCTATCTCGAAGTCGGCAGGGTTTTGACCTTCGACCTTAAACCCATGTTGCGGCACATTATCCTGCCCGCCGCAGTGCCCGATATTTTTTCCGGCATACGCTATGGGTTGACCAATGCATGGCTGGCGCTGGTCGCAGTCGAACTGATCGCTTCAGCGGAAGGGCTCGGCTATCTCACGGTCTGGGGACGCCAGCTCTTTCAGCTCGATGTCGTCATCATGGCCATGATCGTGATCGGGACCATCGGCTTTCTGCTCGATCGCGGATTGCAATTGATCGAAAGCCATCTTCTGTCATGGCGGACCCTTTCCCGATGA
- a CDS encoding ABC transporter substrate-binding protein → MNAAEALTIRIGVAATGVGNRQFVGSGTIAVLHSEHYLEEEFKNDPDIKIEWFFFKGAGPAVNEALVNKQLDFAMQGDLPAIIGRANGLKTKLLAANDVRANIYLAVASKSGVTTIEDLKGRKVAQFRGTNMQIPVDKILAAHGLKETDIKFINMDVGTTAAALASGDIDAAFGQADFIDYEQKGIAKIIYSTKGDDLGFTRHSHVLVTEDFEQAHPEITARIIKSWVKAAAWASDENHRDALYEIWGRSGYPLEIFRADFQDVPLKSRLSPLIDDFLVAAYATKINEAKAYRLLRNTTTVDGWFEPKYLKQALQDLGLDHYWTPNDAAGQPIVTQ, encoded by the coding sequence ATGAACGCCGCCGAAGCGCTAACCATACGCATCGGGGTGGCCGCGACTGGCGTCGGCAACCGCCAATTTGTCGGCTCCGGCACGATCGCCGTTCTTCATTCCGAACATTATCTGGAAGAAGAATTCAAAAACGATCCCGACATCAAGATCGAATGGTTTTTCTTCAAGGGCGCTGGCCCCGCAGTCAACGAGGCACTCGTCAACAAGCAGCTCGATTTCGCGATGCAAGGCGATCTGCCGGCGATTATCGGGCGTGCCAATGGTCTCAAAACCAAGCTTCTCGCCGCCAATGACGTGCGCGCCAATATCTATCTGGCGGTCGCCTCGAAATCCGGCGTAACGACAATCGAAGATCTGAAGGGCCGCAAGGTCGCGCAATTTCGCGGCACGAACATGCAAATCCCCGTCGATAAAATTCTGGCGGCGCATGGCCTAAAGGAAACCGACATCAAGTTCATCAATATGGACGTTGGCACGACAGCAGCGGCACTCGCCAGTGGCGACATAGATGCCGCTTTCGGCCAAGCGGATTTCATCGATTATGAACAAAAAGGCATCGCCAAAATCATTTATTCCACCAAGGGCGATGATCTCGGCTTTACACGCCATTCTCATGTGCTCGTTACGGAAGATTTCGAGCAGGCGCATCCAGAGATTACCGCGCGCATTATCAAAAGTTGGGTCAAGGCAGCGGCCTGGGCCTCGGATGAAAACCACCGCGACGCACTCTATGAAATATGGGGGCGCTCCGGCTATCCCCTTGAGATCTTTCGCGCCGATTTCCAGGACGTCCCTCTGAAATCGCGGCTATCCCCCCTGATCGACGACTTTCTGGTTGCAGCCTATGCAACAAAGATCAACGAGGCAAAAGCCTATCGGCTTTTGCGGAATACGACCACGGTCGACGGTTGGTTCGAGCCGAAATATCTCAAACAAGCTCTTCAAGACCTCGGGCTCGACCATTATTGGACGCCCAATGATGCGGCAGGCCAACCCATCGTCACGCAATAG